From the Glycine max cultivar Williams 82 chromosome 11, Glycine_max_v4.0, whole genome shotgun sequence genome, the window CATACGAAGTTGGGCACAAATGTACAAgcacaagaaattaaaatgctaagAATAAAAGTCGTAACCCTtatgattttaacttatttttcttgaaatccTTTTCACATACATTCAAACATGACTTTGTGAGGGCCACTCAAGAATTccacaaaaaattataacattccAACTTAAGTGAACCCTTAATCAACTAACTTCTTCAAgaccaaataagaaaagaaaaagattgagaagcTTACCTTCACAAACACTTGCAGGGCACGATAACTAAAGGGCATGATGCGCCGAGGTTATGGTGGTGCGAACAACACGCGACACGAAGGTCAGGGACGCGCGACAATGTAGGGTTCCTTTTGCAGAGTTCATGGTGGTGCGAGGAAGAGTCAGGCCAACACGCAACACCAGTTGAATGCAGAATTTTCAGAGAGGGATTTGGAGGTACGTTCAATGAGCGCGCAACAGGGGAGATTAACATTCAAACAGAATGTTAACGACGGTATATATGTAAACCCGTCTTTGTATCTCGCTATTTCTACGATGGTGTTAGAAGTAAACGTCGTTGTAGACGTCACGCGTCgtaaaaatgtaatatttacaTAAATGTCACTGCTCAGTCTATTACGACGGGTTTGTTGTGACCGACCTCGAAGGTGCATcataaaaatggttttttttagtagtgttatattttcctctttctttgggtgtgtttggtttagaatagataattaaatagagtaaatagaAATAGAAGATAATTTcgaaaaacagaaataaaatgatttattgTGTTATATGATTTAAGCGAAACACTTGAAAATATTGTGTTAAAAGAAGTTGATTTTTTgtcttaaaaatcaattttttcccTCTAAAACCCAAAGAAAATCGATTTTTGGgtctaaaaaatcaattttttttacaaaaaaaattaattttactgcaattgaaaaaaaattataactttacTTCCAATAAAATCACACGAATCAAAAGTATCATCCCTATTTTTGTCTTCAGTAACTTATTTCACACTTTTGAACCAAACACAACTAATTAAGTGTTACATAACATACTAGATGTTGAacaaacattttccttttaaaatcaaCACAGCACTTAAACATGATCCTCCACCTACCTTGCGAACGGTCACTTCACATGGCTCCAcaaagaaaaatgtaaagatatgTTACTTATAAAAATGCCTTGCCGACACTGCTACGTACATGAAAATGGCTTTTCACTTTTAATCCATAAATAAACTAAcctaatttttcttaaattttagttaaattagttttaaactaTTAActatatcaaaatataaaaaacattaatattattacGGTAATCAAAGTAAAATAGAGTTCAAAGAAGGATTTAAAGTTCGAGAGTCTTgtggaaaaaaaacataattaaaagaaaaaaatcttattaaagaataaatacTATGTTTTTCTTAACAGAagttaaatatcataaaaaataattaatacttcaCAACTATGATATGCTAACATATTAAAAactctataatatatatatatatatatatatatatatatatatatatatatatatatatatattatagttgcaaattgacattaattttacttataaactaaataattaaatatttctcaACTTACAATCATGTAATgggatttcaaaaattaatttgcacttcattaattttaattaaggaaTAACCAGCTAGCACTTTTGTGCGACTACTATTGTTGTTAACCAACAGTTGCGAGGTTATATATAGTTCATTCTAATGGAAATTTTGTATCAAAGATAACGTAGCCGATTATTCTGCAATGCCAGCAAGTCTTTTTCTTCTGTGTGATTCCAAAGTGGCAACTAAGTAAAGAGAATTGGCAGTTGAGGAGGAATCAGGATCTGTGAGGTTGGCGACTTGACGTTGCTACTTCTGTTTTTGTCCCCTTATCCTCCAATTAGCCCTATGTTTTCTATGGGGGTTGGGAAAGCAAGGGAAAAGTTATCATCACTTTGATGCTTGTCATTTCACAAAAATATTGGTCAAAAGAAAGATCCAATCATAACTCTAACAACACTaacaaaaaaaggggatgaAAGGGCATTTTTGTGACAACCCCCAGGCACTTTTTGGTGGTGTGGAGTAGTTTTAACTTAATTGAGAGCATGCTTgagaatttattataaaattaggtttgagataaaaaataattttatcatcggATTAAGATTTTTGTTCtagttttaatttgttgtaTTTGCATTGAAATATGATCACAGCATTCTTACTTATAAACTAAACATTCACTAAGTGAACCGAAGATAAGTTACTCTAAAGTTTAATCAatcccatattttttttttttgttttttcagttATGTTTCTCCATCTACATCTTATATTCTTTTAATCAGTATCGGCCAAATCAACCTTATATATACTGTAATGTTATCATCTTCTATGGTTCATGATCAAATTTGGTTGGACAAAAAGCAGGACCGAAAGAAAGTTTTAATAGCCTTTGGTAGTGTGAGTATTATCacatttgtgttaaattttttaaaattaaacaataataaaaaataatcaaatgatttatattttaatatattttaaaatatttatattaacttgattttaatatatatgaaaaagataataaataattttatattaatatgaaattttgcatgcttaatttatgttaaaaaaaatttaatccaacaataattttataaaaatattatacacttaaaatttataaaataatataataattatcaaaattatattaatataattttattcctcctctctttatttatatatatatactcacgCGCGCGCGCATGTCTCGTTTGGCAAGGAGCATACTGCATCGATCAGTGCTAAAGCGGCCACTCATACCATTTGGATATACTTGGTCTATTTTGGACAGGGAATTTCCAAATCCAATtacaatttgatttaattgtcaCAGCTTGGATTGTAATATTGTACTATATATACTCATAATgacatcaaattaattatcattttattcgGAATAGGATTAAACAAACTACGGTTATGCAAATGCTAGATGAGATCCctttaagtaattaattaaattaaatacatacCTAAAGTTACTTGGAATGCCAAAGTAAAGTTGAAGTAATTAAGCAGTAACACGTTGAAGTAAACTTTCACTACGTGATTTATAATTTGGAAATCCTACATATGATTTTTCCAACCTCCAAAAGTTGCAATAAAGATTTGTGTAAATATGGGGGGCCTCAAGCATTCCTCTTTTATTGTTTTGGCGCCAAaacatttctttcattttccatAATTGTATCGTATCCTTGTGTAATCGCTTTCTGTAAGCATGCGTATGTATGTATGTCTTTATTCTTAGGGAGTAGAAATAGAGTAGGACTGAATTAAGCTTTTAATATTTGAACATCATTTCATTTGTACGTCTTGTAAATTTAAGGCTCAAGTATGGTTATTTACTTTATATGAATCATTTTGTAAGGTTTGATTTGGCTGTAAGGTTGTTTAAAAGCTTATCATCTTTATTGTAAGGATTTGTGAATTCATATTgtcgtatttttttaatattttttatttatattaaaataattaacgatATCTTTATTTtgatatcatatattttttccttataatgattttaaaataaaataatagaggagtgtatactatatatatatataacataacaaCTTTAGGGATGTGTTGATGATTGAGGTTCGTCGGAAAACCATGAATACTAATAATGACGTGTTGTCTCTGAATCTAAGCATCATGAATCATTAATCCCCACCGTCCCGGCCCCGAGGGCTGAATTGGATCCACATAACACATTCATTTCCCACCGTCCGAAAAGTGTGAGACGATTCCCTgaaataatgataaattaatcttataaataatttgataa encodes:
- the LOC102659799 gene encoding uncharacterized protein, whose translation is MYHYTKCPDYDLYYNNITTPEDASLTTYTKLATIVEEGSVNLTAERYFVVAMLHYNKILGTITKGHDAPRLWWCEQHATRRSGTRDNVGFLLQSSWWCEEESGQHATPVECRIFREGFGGTFNERATGEINIQTEC